From the Euphorbia lathyris chromosome 6, ddEupLath1.1, whole genome shotgun sequence genome, one window contains:
- the LOC136233582 gene encoding uncharacterized protein: MAHEQLRAVLLTLLEELSSDLPILLLGTSSHPPDENEDQPFLVFPQRSVYQVSLPSTEDKSLCFERLIEAALSVFLEGMSNKSQESTLPELPKVPKVASGPKASELKPRIEAEQHALRRMRMCLRDVCNSLVQEPFNAEPLCLDLVTSYVTPVDFFYKRIHRYLATVGGLIEHSGELFLGDILKHYTIDVCLKTDSWESHHLPVLVDIVDWNEGIGSMAELLALRECRKIAQVENQQEKDVKEKHVAESSLPQKIFLRSLKDSVGNTFTLVAIGYENVAIDICSNTCTDVAKNTIYGVVKLPKYNVTATLQTAMSNVQKVREVGWDACGIGNGLSFFILDLRSIF, encoded by the exons GCACATGAGCAGCTCAGGGCCGTTCTTTTGACTTTGTTAGAAGAACTTTCATCTGATTTGCCTATATTGTTGCTTGGAACTTCTTCGCATCCACCTGATGAGAATGAAGATCAGCCATTTCTAGTATTTCCTCAACGCTCAGT CTATCAAGTGAGCTTACCATCAACTGAAGACAAATCTTTGTGTTTTGAACGTTTAATTGAAGCTGCCTTATCAGTCTTCTTGGAGGGAATGAGCAACAAATCTCAAGAATCGACCCTTCCTGAACTTCCGAAGGTGCCTAAAGTGGCAAGTGGCCCAAAGGCCTCAGAGTTAAAACCTAGGATAGAAGCAGAGCAGCATGCCCTTCGTCGAATGAGGATGTGCCTCAGAGATGTTTGCAATAG TCTCGTGCAGGAACCTTTTAATGCTGAACCACTCTGTTTAGACTTGGTTACCTCTTATGTGACGCCAGTTGATTTTTTCTACAAGAGAATCCATAG ATATTTGGCCACTGTTGGTGGCCTGATAGAGCACTCTGGAGAGCTGTTTTTGGGAGATATCTT GAagcactacaccatagatg TGTGCTTGAAGACGGATTCATGGGAATCACATCATCTTCCCGTTCTTGTTGATATCGTAGATTG GAATGAAGGAATTGGGTCAATGGCTGAACTTTTAGCTTTGAGGGAATGCCGAAAAATTGCTCAAGTAGAGAATCAACAAGAAAAAGATGTTAAAGAAAAGCATGTTGCTGAATCGTCTTTGCCCCAAAAGATTTTTCTAAGGAGTTTGAAGGATAG TGTAGGCAACACTTTTACTTTAGTTGCCATTGGGTATGAAAATGTTGCCATTGATATTTGTAGCAACACTTGTACCGATGTTGCTAAAAAT accatctatggtgtagtgaaGCTTCCAAAATATAATGTTACTGCCACCTTGCAG ACTGCCATGAGCAATGTTCAAAAAGTTAGAGAAGTTGGGTGGGATGCTTGTGGCATAGGAAATGGGTTGTCCTTCTTCATCTTGGATTTGAGATCaattttttga